A stretch of Castanea sativa cultivar Marrone di Chiusa Pesio chromosome 2, ASM4071231v1 DNA encodes these proteins:
- the LOC142625650 gene encoding auxin-responsive protein IAA13-like yields the protein MDATLGLLGGAGSVGGSSGASTNESTVSKVEQDFVAMSSEASSYPAEAELELGLGLSLGTGGAAMKANKGCAWGERGRILTAKDFPSVVSHASSIPSRFSDRANPVASVGAVSGTKRGADSVSQEGTGSPPGASQVVGWPPIRAYRMNSLVNQAKSQRAEEEKEIDEKDKTKDPSKKKIYTKTDTAAKEKGQLGFVKVNMDGVPIGRKVDLNAHSCYDTLAQMLEDMFFRSTATVNSRGGEKEQATTQPSKLLDSSSEFVLTYEDKEGDWMLVGDVPWGMFLTSVKRLRIMRTSEANGLGPRFQERNERQRSKPI from the exons ATGGATGCTACACTTGGTTTACTTGGTGGTGCTGGCAGTGTTGGTGGTTCTTCTGGGGCTTCTACAAATGAGTCCACTGTGTCAAAAGTGGAGCAAGACTTTGTTGCCATGTCTTCTGAGGCATCTTCATACCCAGCTGAGGCTGAGCTTGAGTTGGGTCTTGGTCTCAGCCTTGGTACTGGTGGTGCTGCTATGAAGGCTAACAAGGGTTGTGCATGGGGTGAGCGTGGTCGAATCTTGACTGCCAAAGACTTCCCATCTGTTGTCTCTCATGCTTCCTCTATTCCTTCCCGTTTCTCTGACAGAGCTAATCCTGTTGCTTCTGTTGGTGCTGTTTCTGGCACTAAGAGAGGTGCCGACTCTGTTTCTCAAGAGGGTACTGGATCTCCTCCTGGTGCCAG TCAGGTTGTGGGATGGCCACCCATAAGGGCTTATAGAATGAACAGCTTAGTTAATCAAGCAAAGAGTCAAAGAGCTGAAGAAGAGAAGGAAATTGATGAGAAAGATAAGACCAAGGATccttcaaagaagaaaatttatacCAAGACTGATACTGCTGCCAAAGAAAAAGGCCAACTTGGATTTGTGAAGGTGAATATGGATGGAGTTCCGATAGGAAGGAAGGTTGATTTGAATGCTCATTCTTGCTATGATACTTTAGCCCAAATGCTCGAAGACATGTTTTTTAGATCCACCGCAACTGTCAATTCAAGGG GTGGAGAGAAGGAACAAGCAACAACTCAGCCCTCTAAGCTTTTGGATAGTTCATCTGAATTTGTGCTTACCTACGAAGACAAAGAGGGAGACTGGATGCTTGTGGGAGATGTTCCATGGGG GATGTTCCTCACCTCTGTGAAACGGCTTCGAATCATGAGAACCTCTGAGGCTAATGGACTTG GACCAAGATTTCAAGAAAGGAATGAGAGACAAAGAAGCAAGCCCATATAA
- the LOC142623332 gene encoding 3-isopropylmalate dehydratase large subunit, chloroplastic, producing the protein MNSMASSTIAPNPASFIANKKDLGFTAFSTSSQFSIPKCNRRISKKICSVMAPQQSERRPSTTGSVKTAMTMTEKILARASEKTQLSPGENSWVNIDILMTHDVCGPGSFGIFKKEFGQNAKVWDREKIVIIPDHYIFTSDERANRNVDILRDFCREQNIKYFYDIKDLSDFKANPDYKGVCHIALAQEGHCRPGEVLLGTDSHTCTAGAFGQFATGIGNTDAGFVLGAGKLLLKVPPTLRFVMDGEMPNYLLAKDLILQIIGEISVSGATYKSMEFVGTTVESLTMEERMTLCNMVVEAGGKNGVVPADSTTFKYLEDKTSVAYEPVYSDEQARFLSEYRFDVSKLEPLVAKPHSPDNRALARECKDVKIDRVYIGSCTGGKTEDFMAAAKVFLASGKKVKVPTFLVPATQKVWMDVYGLPVPGSGGKTCSQIFEEAGCDTPASPNCGACLGGPKDTYARMNEPTVCVSTTNRNFPGRMGHKEGQIYLASPYTAAASALTGYVTDPREFLQ; encoded by the exons ATGAACAGCATGGCTTCCTCTACCATTGCTCCAAATCCCGCATCTTTCATCGCCAACAAG aaagACTTGGGGTTCACTGCATTTTCGACATCGTCACAATTTTCTATTCCCAAATGCAACAGAAGGATTTCCAAGAAAATTTGTTCAGTCATGGCACCGCAACAATCGGAACGCAGGCCTTCTACCACTGGCTCA GTCAAGACAGCAATGACGATGACTGAGAAGATATTGGCTAGGGCTTCTGAGAAAACCCAGTTGAGCCCTGGTGAGAATAGTTGGGTTAACATTGACATTTTGATGACCCATGATGTTTGTGGCCCTGGTTCTTTCGGAATCTTCAAGAAAGAGTTTGGCCAGAACGCCAAG GTTTGGGACCGGGAAAAGATTGTAATAATTCCTGACCATTACATCTTCACAAGTGATGAACGGGCAAACCGTAATGTGGATATATTGAGGGATTTCTGCAGGGAGCAGAACATCAAGTACTTTTATGATATTAAGGATCTTAGTGATTTTAAG GCGAACCCAGATTACAAAGGAGTATGCCATATTGCTCTTGCACAAGAAGGTCATTGCAGGCCTGGAGAG GTCCTGCTGGGTACAGATTCTCACACTTGTACAGCTGGAGCATTTGGCCAATTTGCCACTGGAATTGGCAACACGGATGCAGGCTTTGTGTTGGGCGCTGGGAAGCTCCTGCTCAAG GTGCCTCCAACTTTGAGATTTGTAATGGATGGTGAAATGCCAAATTATTTGCTTGCAAAAGATTTGATTTTACAA ATAATTGGTGAAATATCTGTGTCTGGTGCTACATATAAATCTATGGAGTTTGTTGGTACAACTGTTGAAAGTCTAACT ATGGAAGAGAGGATGACATTATGCAACATGGTTGTTGAAGCTGGGGGGAAAAATGGTGTTGTCCCTGCTGATAGCACTACATTTAAGTACCTTGAG GATAAGACTTCTGTGGCCTATGAACCAGTTTATAGTGATGAACAAGCAAG ATTTCTTTCTGAGTACAGATTTGATGTCTCAAAACTGGAGCCCCTGGTAGCAAAG CCACATTCTCCGGATAATCGGGCTTTAGCAAGAGAATGCAAAGATGTGAAAATTGACAGGGTATACATTGGATCTTGTACTGGAGGAAAAACAGAGGATTTTATGGCTGCAGCCAAAGTTTTCCTAGCTTCA GGAAAAAAGGTCAAAGTCCCCACATTCCTTGTTCCCGCAACCCAAAAG GTTTGGATGGACGTATATGGTCTCCCAGTACCAGGATCTGGTGGCAAGACTTGCTCCCAGATTTTTGAAGAAGCTGGTTGTGATACACCTGCAAGTCCTAATTGTGGTGCTTGTCTGGGTGGCCCTAAAGACACTTATGCACGCATGAATGAGCCTACG GTCTGTGTGTCAACAACAAACAGGAACTTCCCAGGCCGAATGGGACACAAAGAGGGCCAGATATATCTTGCATCCCCATATACTGCAGCAGCATCTGCTTTGACTGGTTATGTGACCGATCCAAGGGAATTCTTGCAGTAG